From a region of the Hippopotamus amphibius kiboko isolate mHipAmp2 chromosome 3, mHipAmp2.hap2, whole genome shotgun sequence genome:
- the LOC130849182 gene encoding peptidyl-prolyl cis-trans isomerase A-like, producing MVNPTVFFDMAIDSESLGCVSSELFADKIPKTAENFHALSTGEKGFGYKGSCFHRIIPGFMCQGGDFTCHNGTGGKSIYGEKFDDENFLLKHTGPGILSMANAGPNINGSQFFICTAKTEWLDGKHVVFGKVKEGMNIVEAMECFGSRNGKTSKKITIADCGQT from the coding sequence ATGGTCAACCCCACCGTGTTCTTTGACATGGCCATCGACAGTGAGTCCTTGGGCTGCGTCTCCTCTGAGCTGTTTGCAGACAAAATTCCAAAGACAGCAGAAAACTTTCATGCTCTGAGCACTGGGGAGAAAGGCTTTGGTTATAAAGGTTCCTGCTTTCACAGAATAATTCCGGGATTTATGTGCCAGGGTGGTGACTTCACATGCCATAATGGCACTGGTGGCAAGTCCATCTATGGGGAGAAATTTGATGATGAGaatttcctcctgaagcatacGGGTCCTGGCATCTTGTCCATGGCAAATGCTGGCCCCAACATAAATGGTTCCCAGTTTTTCATCTGCACTGCCAAGACTGAATGGTTGGATGGCAAGCATGTGGTCTTTGGCAAGGTGAAAGAGGGCATGAATATTGTGGAAGCCATGGAGTGCTTTGGGTCCAGGAATGGCAAGACCAGCAAGAAGATCACCATTGCTGACTGTGGACAAACCTAA